In Microvenator marinus, one genomic interval encodes:
- a CDS encoding hemolysin family protein, giving the protein MDLAILVALIVLNGAFAMSEIALVAAKRSRLGRMAEEGDRGAKRAMKLGEEPTQFLSTVQIGITAIGILNGIFGEAVLAVPLAEWMVGLGVDQKTASISSTGIVVAGITYVSIVVGELVPKRIAQFNAEGIARLVAAPISLLAQISRPFVFVLSFSTDTILRLMGQSELRSSNLTEEDIQAVLVEGSQMGVIQKQEHEMLRNVFRLDDRLIASLMTPRSEIVGIDVRQSFDEMIEVVMHSDHSRFPVYSGSLKDLIGVVSTKRLLKLAVEGEDTDSIIQHILPPVFVPESLTGIKLLEHFRQSGAQMVFVVDEYGEVLGLITLQDLLEALAGEFKPRDPEDVWAVQRPDGSWLLDGLIPIPELKDRLNLKSVPEEEKGRYHTLSGMMMWLIGSVPQTGETTVWQDWTFEVVDLDGHRIDKVLAQPVIHEAIAEFVD; this is encoded by the coding sequence TTGGACCTCGCCATATTGGTTGCTTTGATCGTCCTGAACGGCGCGTTCGCCATGTCTGAAATCGCGCTGGTAGCTGCAAAACGAAGTCGACTTGGCCGGATGGCTGAGGAAGGAGACCGCGGGGCAAAGCGGGCTATGAAGCTCGGTGAAGAGCCCACGCAATTCCTGTCCACCGTGCAAATCGGAATCACCGCGATAGGTATTTTGAACGGTATCTTCGGCGAGGCCGTGCTCGCCGTCCCCCTTGCGGAATGGATGGTGGGGCTGGGCGTGGACCAGAAGACGGCGAGCATCAGCTCGACGGGTATCGTAGTAGCGGGAATCACCTATGTCTCTATCGTGGTCGGTGAGCTCGTTCCGAAGCGTATCGCGCAATTCAATGCCGAGGGGATAGCGCGGCTCGTGGCGGCGCCTATCTCGTTACTGGCTCAGATCTCCCGGCCATTCGTGTTTGTCCTTTCGTTTTCCACCGACACTATCTTGCGGCTGATGGGCCAAAGCGAGCTTCGTAGTTCGAATCTTACCGAAGAAGATATTCAAGCGGTGCTTGTGGAAGGCTCTCAGATGGGCGTGATTCAAAAGCAGGAGCACGAAATGCTCCGGAATGTTTTCAGGCTCGACGACCGCTTGATTGCTTCTCTGATGACCCCTCGAAGTGAGATTGTAGGTATCGATGTTCGGCAGAGTTTTGACGAGATGATCGAGGTGGTGATGCACTCGGACCACTCCAGGTTTCCTGTGTATTCGGGGTCGCTCAAGGACCTCATCGGAGTCGTGAGTACCAAGCGACTCTTGAAACTAGCGGTTGAGGGCGAGGATACCGATTCCATCATCCAACACATCCTGCCTCCGGTATTTGTTCCGGAGTCTTTGACTGGCATCAAGCTTTTGGAGCATTTCCGGCAGTCCGGTGCTCAGATGGTCTTCGTGGTGGATGAGTACGGCGAAGTCTTGGGTTTGATTACGTTGCAAGACCTCTTGGAGGCACTGGCGGGCGAATTTAAGCCTCGTGACCCCGAGGATGTTTGGGCGGTTCAAAGACCGGACGGAAGTTGGCTCTTGGATGGTCTGATTCCGATTCCCGAGCTCAAGGATAGGCTAAACCTCAAGTCTGTTCCTGAAGAGGAAAAGGGGCGCTATCACACGCTGAGCGGGATGATGATGTGGTTGATTGGCAGCGTGCCGCAAACAGGCGAAACAACGGTTTGGCAGGATTGGACATTTGAAGTGGTGGACCTTGATGGCCATCGAATCGACAAGGTGCTCGCCCAACCAGTGATTCACGAAGCCATAGCAGAATTCGTCGATTAA
- a CDS encoding PA14 domain-containing protein, whose amino-acid sequence MKNVAYLPFLLLPALVVGCGGDSESCTVIDNGDDTATISCPDGSGSTFGKPDSAAESCEITENTDGSVSISCPDGSSTTVGEAVDDTSCTTTENSDGTVTVSCPDGTEATTKACTTTDNGDGTITVACPDGTSATSAEDQSCTVVDNGDGTITVTCPDGTSASTEGCTTVANGDGTISVACPDGTSATSQSCSTVANGDGTITVTCPDGTSTTTSPDQSCTVADNMDGTVTISCDDGTSWTQEPGCTTQIHEEPSYSLVAVSCPGTSPVVFGTRRVPTLVPQIVGGLFLSCGLEQDAFAHCWGPGTGGLNPSHGSFVQVDTYGNHSCGLRAEGFVSCVGANGAGQTAAPQGEVFVQITTGESHTCGLYPDGTARCWGNPADGRTTVPAGEKFVFLDSFGTRTCGLRDDASIMCWGEDLNGRNAPQPSQRFVKIALGGTFTCGLRFDGTTHCWGDSSFGQTTPPSGEVFTEISAGAFHACGLRPNGTAVCWGRNAAGQTNAPANTSFVQITSGLHMNCGIEADGTAECWGDSSTGMLNPGLPFVCAPGSAQGGATAGLFYRLWTNTSVTSLPPQPGSVFGAPTQTGIVPKVEIPTSGDNFVVTWNGWMNVPSDSTDYWFRISSDDGSRVFVGGEEIINNDGVHGPTPRRGGRFCLDAGWHEIRVSYFEQGGAETILFERSDDGGATYSEVPAADFSH is encoded by the coding sequence ATGAAGAACGTAGCGTATCTCCCTTTCTTGTTGTTGCCGGCGTTGGTGGTTGGTTGCGGCGGCGATTCCGAGAGCTGTACAGTCATCGACAACGGTGATGATACCGCTACGATCTCGTGTCCCGACGGATCTGGCAGCACATTCGGGAAACCAGATTCTGCCGCGGAGAGTTGCGAAATCACTGAGAACACTGATGGCTCCGTGAGTATCTCGTGCCCAGACGGGTCTAGCACGACGGTGGGCGAGGCGGTCGACGACACATCGTGTACCACTACCGAAAACAGCGACGGCACGGTCACCGTATCGTGCCCTGATGGTACTGAGGCGACCACGAAAGCCTGTACAACGACCGATAATGGTGATGGTACCATCACGGTGGCTTGTCCAGATGGCACTTCTGCCACCAGTGCGGAAGACCAGTCTTGCACGGTCGTCGACAACGGCGACGGAACGATTACTGTGACGTGCCCAGACGGCACCTCTGCGTCGACCGAAGGTTGCACCACCGTAGCTAACGGTGATGGCACCATCAGCGTAGCTTGTCCGGACGGAACTTCTGCCACGTCGCAATCGTGTTCAACCGTGGCAAACGGCGACGGAACGATTACTGTGACATGCCCCGATGGCACCTCCACTACGACCTCGCCGGACCAGTCATGCACGGTTGCTGACAATATGGACGGTACAGTGACGATTTCGTGTGATGATGGCACCTCGTGGACCCAAGAGCCTGGATGCACCACCCAGATCCATGAGGAGCCAAGCTACAGCCTCGTGGCGGTCTCGTGCCCCGGTACGTCGCCAGTAGTCTTCGGAACACGGAGAGTGCCCACATTGGTGCCGCAGATTGTCGGCGGGCTCTTTCTCAGTTGCGGTTTAGAGCAAGATGCTTTCGCTCATTGTTGGGGGCCTGGTACCGGCGGGCTCAATCCATCTCATGGGAGCTTCGTGCAAGTCGATACGTACGGCAACCACTCATGTGGCTTGCGTGCTGAAGGCTTTGTCTCTTGTGTTGGCGCAAACGGCGCCGGTCAAACGGCCGCGCCCCAGGGCGAGGTCTTTGTCCAGATTACGACAGGAGAGAGCCACACATGCGGACTCTATCCGGACGGAACGGCTCGGTGCTGGGGGAATCCCGCAGACGGACGGACCACGGTTCCAGCCGGCGAAAAGTTCGTCTTTCTCGATTCGTTCGGCACTCGAACGTGCGGACTTCGTGACGACGCGTCCATCATGTGTTGGGGTGAAGACCTCAATGGCAGAAATGCGCCCCAACCGAGCCAGAGGTTTGTGAAAATTGCTCTTGGCGGCACCTTCACATGCGGGCTCCGTTTTGACGGAACCACGCACTGTTGGGGCGATAGCTCGTTCGGCCAGACCACGCCACCTTCTGGCGAGGTTTTTACCGAGATATCTGCGGGTGCCTTTCACGCCTGTGGCCTTCGGCCAAATGGAACTGCGGTTTGTTGGGGACGAAACGCCGCCGGTCAGACCAATGCGCCGGCCAACACGTCGTTTGTTCAGATAACTTCTGGCCTCCATATGAACTGCGGAATTGAGGCGGATGGAACTGCAGAATGTTGGGGGGATTCTTCCACGGGTATGCTCAATCCGGGACTTCCGTTTGTGTGCGCGCCAGGTTCTGCGCAAGGGGGAGCGACCGCAGGACTATTCTACCGCCTTTGGACGAACACTTCGGTTACCTCACTACCTCCGCAGCCGGGATCGGTCTTTGGTGCGCCCACTCAGACGGGAATTGTCCCAAAGGTTGAGATTCCTACCTCAGGTGATAACTTCGTCGTGACTTGGAATGGTTGGATGAATGTACCGAGTGATAGCACCGACTATTGGTTCCGAATCTCGTCAGATGACGGCTCTCGCGTCTTCGTCGGTGGCGAAGAAATCATCAATAACGATGGCGTTCACGGGCCCACTCCACGGAGGGGTGGGCGGTTCTGTCTGGACGCAGGATGGCACGAAATACGGGTAAGCTACTTTGAACAGGGCGGAGCAGAGACCATCTTATTCGAGAGATCTGATGACGGTGGAGCGACTTACTCCGAGGTCCCCGCCGCTGATTTCTCTCACTAA
- a CDS encoding calcium/sodium antiporter has product MLLPIVALVLGLILLVWSADKFVVGASDTAAHFGMPPLLIGMIIVGFGTSAPEIVVSVLAAFQGNPGLALGNAYGSNITNIALILGVTALISPIAVQSQILKRELPILIGATLLTAILLSNLMLARSDAGILLGAFGLFMAWSIWSGLKERGDHLGKEMEDELDSHHESIGMAVVWTVVGLILLVISSRMLVWGAVEIAQSLGVSDLVIGLTVVAIGTSLPELASSVMAARRGEHDIALGNVIGSNMFNTLVVVGLAGVIHPLSLEKDLLYRDVTTMTVMTIALVVLGYGFKGQGRINRVEGGLLFTSYFVYTTYLVLDSLGII; this is encoded by the coding sequence ATGTTGCTACCCATCGTGGCGTTGGTTCTTGGCTTGATCTTGCTGGTATGGTCGGCCGACAAGTTTGTGGTGGGTGCCTCGGATACGGCAGCCCACTTTGGCATGCCGCCACTTCTGATCGGGATGATCATCGTTGGCTTTGGTACGTCTGCTCCTGAGATTGTGGTGTCAGTGCTGGCAGCATTTCAGGGTAATCCTGGGCTTGCGCTTGGCAACGCGTACGGCTCAAACATTACAAATATCGCATTGATTTTGGGTGTGACCGCTCTCATCAGCCCTATTGCGGTTCAGTCGCAGATTCTGAAACGCGAACTTCCTATTCTTATCGGTGCCACACTCCTGACTGCCATTCTTCTCTCAAATCTCATGCTTGCCCGAAGTGATGCCGGAATCCTACTCGGGGCGTTTGGGCTCTTTATGGCGTGGTCGATTTGGAGCGGCCTGAAGGAACGTGGAGACCATCTTGGCAAAGAGATGGAGGACGAGTTGGATTCCCACCACGAGTCCATAGGAATGGCTGTGGTGTGGACTGTGGTCGGTCTTATCCTTCTGGTCATCAGTTCTAGAATGCTTGTTTGGGGCGCGGTGGAGATTGCTCAATCGCTAGGGGTTTCGGACCTCGTTATCGGTCTGACCGTGGTAGCCATTGGCACTTCGCTGCCAGAGCTTGCGTCTTCCGTGATGGCGGCGCGGCGTGGTGAACACGATATCGCCCTCGGAAACGTGATCGGCTCCAACATGTTCAATACGTTGGTTGTGGTGGGTTTGGCTGGGGTGATTCACCCGCTCAGCCTTGAAAAAGACTTGCTCTACCGAGACGTGACCACGATGACAGTGATGACCATCGCACTGGTGGTTCTAGGCTACGGGTTCAAAGGGCAGGGGCGAATCAATAGGGTCGAAGGTGGTCTGCTTTTCACGTCATACTTCGTCTACACAACCTATCTGGTGCTCGACTCGCTCGGGATCATTTAG
- the yaaA gene encoding peroxide stress protein YaaA: protein MISILSPAKTLDYESHLPTEVSTMPDFLNDSEELIKTLRDYDQKGIESLMSVSEKIADLNVERYKTFELPFTPENARPAIFAFKGDVYRDLELDQYSESDLSFMQAHVRILSGLYGILRPLDLMQPYRLEMGTKLKTKRGADLYSFWGSKISSALNSALEDQGDDIIVNLASDEYFKSVDTGTLKGRIVKINFLDLKKGKYKIVSFYAKRARGLMTNFICRNHVNTVEGLKEFAVAGYYFDEKRSSKNELTFLRDEPK, encoded by the coding sequence ATGATTTCGATTCTATCGCCCGCAAAAACACTCGACTACGAGAGCCATCTGCCTACCGAAGTCTCCACGATGCCGGATTTCTTGAATGACTCCGAAGAGTTGATCAAGACGCTTCGAGACTACGACCAAAAAGGTATCGAGAGCTTGATGAGCGTCTCAGAGAAGATCGCGGACTTGAATGTGGAGCGCTACAAGACATTTGAGCTCCCGTTTACTCCCGAGAACGCCAGACCGGCGATTTTCGCGTTCAAGGGCGATGTCTATCGCGACCTCGAGCTCGACCAGTATTCGGAATCAGACTTGAGCTTTATGCAGGCTCATGTCCGCATTTTGTCTGGACTATACGGGATTTTGCGCCCATTGGACCTCATGCAGCCTTATCGCCTGGAGATGGGTACCAAGCTGAAGACCAAGCGAGGAGCCGATCTCTACTCGTTTTGGGGCTCTAAGATTTCTTCGGCACTCAACAGTGCCCTTGAAGATCAAGGCGATGATATCATCGTCAACTTGGCTTCCGACGAGTACTTCAAGTCGGTCGACACGGGCACGTTGAAAGGTCGAATTGTCAAAATCAACTTCCTCGACCTTAAGAAGGGGAAGTACAAAATCGTGTCGTTCTACGCGAAGCGCGCCCGTGGTCTCATGACCAACTTCATTTGCCGAAACCACGTGAACACTGTGGAAGGGCTCAAGGAATTTGCGGTGGCGGGGTACTACTTTGATGAGAAACGCTCATCGAAGAACGAGCTCACATTCTTGCGAGACGAGCCTAAATGA
- a CDS encoding SDR family oxidoreductase translates to MHFLVTGANRGLGLEFTKQLLEAGHQVIATSRNPSEASDLRALESASLRLMALDISKPESVDAFAKALNDEAIDVLINNAGHYSRVSVGFDHLNFDGVLHDFAVNGIGTLRVTQALLPNLRRGNAKKIANISSKMGSITDNTSGGSYAYRMSKAAVNMATRSLANDLRSEGFTVLTFHPGWVQTDMGGPNALIEPPESIAGMLKVVDNAGLEQSGRFWDYRGQELPW, encoded by the coding sequence ATGCACTTCTTAGTAACTGGCGCTAATCGTGGTCTAGGGCTCGAATTCACAAAACAACTCTTGGAGGCAGGACACCAGGTCATAGCGACGAGCCGCAATCCTTCGGAGGCTTCAGACCTTCGGGCGCTTGAATCGGCCTCGTTGCGTCTCATGGCTTTGGATATCTCAAAGCCTGAGAGTGTGGATGCGTTCGCCAAAGCGTTGAACGACGAGGCCATCGATGTCTTGATCAACAACGCCGGCCATTACTCACGCGTATCGGTAGGTTTTGACCACCTCAACTTTGACGGTGTTTTGCACGACTTCGCCGTCAATGGGATTGGTACTTTGCGGGTGACCCAGGCGCTCCTTCCCAATCTGCGACGCGGAAACGCAAAGAAGATCGCGAATATCTCTTCGAAGATGGGTTCGATCACCGACAATACAAGCGGAGGCTCCTACGCCTATCGTATGTCGAAAGCTGCGGTGAATATGGCGACTCGCTCGCTGGCCAACGATCTCAGGTCCGAAGGGTTCACCGTGCTGACCTTCCATCCCGGCTGGGTCCAGACTGATATGGGCGGCCCCAACGCGCTGATCGAGCCACCGGAAAGCATTGCCGGTATGCTCAAAGTCGTTGACAATGCCGGCCTTGAACAAAGTGGCCGATTCTGGGACTACCGCGGTCAAGAACTACCCTGGTGA